Proteins from one Candidatus Rokuibacteriota bacterium genomic window:
- a CDS encoding tripartite tricarboxylate transporter TctB family protein: protein MGGKKGDAIAGAVLLALSAAYTVEALRLPGVKYAVGPGPSFLPLILGGTLTVLALALLIGALLRPSANGSEPHPVHWSAARRIGAIVFALVAYTLLFEGLGYLVSTALFLAFLLALVEPQRWWIVVSVPVASSLLSYVLFVRWLKIPFPRGLLGL, encoded by the coding sequence ATGGGGGGTAAAAAGGGCGACGCGATCGCCGGCGCCGTCCTGCTGGCGCTCTCCGCGGCGTACACCGTCGAGGCTCTGAGGCTGCCGGGGGTGAAATACGCCGTGGGCCCGGGGCCCTCCTTTCTTCCGCTCATCCTGGGGGGCACTCTCACCGTCCTCGCGCTGGCCCTGCTGATCGGGGCGCTGCTGAGGCCGTCGGCGAACGGCTCGGAGCCTCACCCGGTCCACTGGTCGGCCGCGCGGAGGATCGGAGCCATCGTCTTCGCGCTCGTCGCCTATACGCTCCTGTTTGAGGGCCTCGGCTACCTGGTGAGTACCGCGCTCTTCCTGGCCTTTCTCCTCGCGCTGGTCGAGCCTCAGCGGTGGTGGATCGTGGTGAGCGTCCCCGTGGCCTCGTCCCTCCTCTCCTATGTCCTCTTCGTCCGCTGGCTCAAGATCCCGTTTCCCAGAGGGCTCCTGGGGCTCTGA
- a CDS encoding tripartite tricarboxylate transporter substrate binding protein yields the protein MRRTVSAGIVALLTTAASLAAPGLAWPQEKYPSRPIELIVPYAPGGGTDIMFRNIVKVIEAHKLVAVPIAIVNKTGGSGAVGKSHMIRSKPDGYVLGAVDPNNVTQQILGEASWDYRKDFTYIAKMVDDVNLLIVRKESPLKTLGELVAEIKRRGPKKLSIAGTATASQDHIASLDLNKAIGVEANYLPVKSGGEVMTTLLGGHVDAAWANPNECIGQLEAGTVRALGVADVKRLELLPKIPTFKEQGVDMTSYLWRGFGGPAGLPRQIVDYWVDVLTKVRKTQDWQKGYLEKFVLPDGWVVKEEFAKLMDQEYGAYREIFAKLGMLKK from the coding sequence ATGCGCCGCACAGTCAGCGCCGGGATCGTCGCCCTTCTAACCACTGCCGCCAGCCTGGCCGCGCCAGGCCTGGCCTGGCCCCAGGAGAAGTACCCCTCCCGGCCGATCGAGCTGATCGTGCCATACGCCCCGGGAGGCGGCACCGACATCATGTTCCGGAACATCGTCAAGGTCATCGAGGCGCACAAGCTCGTGGCGGTCCCCATCGCCATCGTCAACAAGACCGGGGGGAGCGGGGCGGTCGGCAAATCCCACATGATCAGGAGCAAGCCCGACGGCTACGTCCTTGGCGCGGTGGACCCGAACAACGTGACCCAGCAGATCCTGGGCGAGGCGAGCTGGGACTACCGGAAGGATTTCACGTACATCGCCAAGATGGTGGATGACGTGAACCTCCTGATCGTGAGGAAGGAGTCGCCGCTGAAGACTCTCGGCGAGCTCGTCGCCGAGATCAAGCGCCGGGGGCCCAAGAAGCTCTCGATCGCGGGGACGGCCACGGCGTCCCAGGACCACATCGCCTCCCTGGACCTGAACAAGGCGATCGGCGTCGAGGCCAATTACCTGCCGGTCAAGAGCGGGGGCGAGGTCATGACCACGCTCCTCGGCGGCCATGTGGACGCGGCCTGGGCCAACCCGAACGAGTGCATCGGCCAGCTCGAGGCGGGCACGGTCCGGGCCCTCGGCGTCGCCGACGTCAAGCGCCTCGAGCTGCTGCCGAAGATCCCCACGTTCAAGGAGCAGGGCGTGGACATGACGAGCTACCTCTGGCGCGGCTTCGGCGGGCCGGCGGGGCTTCCCCGGCAGATCGTCGACTACTGGGTGGACGTCCTCACGAAAGTGCGGAAGACCCAGGACTGGCAGAAGGGCTACCTGGAGAAATTCGTGCTCCCCGACGGCTGGGTGGTCAAAGAGGAATTTGCGAAGCTGATGGACCAGGAATACGGCGCCTACAGGGAGATCTTCGCCAAGCTCGGCATGCTGAAGAAGTGA